One Rhizobiales bacterium GAS188 DNA window includes the following coding sequences:
- a CDS encoding TatD DNase family protein, whose protein sequence is MLVDSHCHLDFPDLAADEAGVIARARQAGVGMFLTISTRVRQNATLQGIAARHHDVLFTVGTHPHNAAEEADVTASEIVGLSAHPKCVGIGEAGLDYHYDRSPRDVQERVFRTNIAAARETGLPLVIHARDADDDMIRILTQEMGRGAFKALLHCFTSSEKLARAGLDLGCFISFSGVLTFKRSEELRRIAASVPEGRLLVETDAPYLAPVPYRGKPNEPAYVVETAKVLAETRGMSLDKLADLTTTNFLLLFDKTSTALGATASAAARGPAATSRAG, encoded by the coding sequence ATGCTCGTCGACAGCCACTGCCATCTCGATTTCCCCGATCTCGCCGCCGACGAGGCGGGCGTGATCGCGCGCGCCAGGCAGGCGGGGGTGGGCATGTTCCTCACCATCTCGACCCGGGTGCGCCAGAACGCGACGCTGCAAGGGATCGCGGCGCGCCACCACGATGTGCTGTTCACGGTCGGCACGCATCCGCACAATGCGGCGGAGGAAGCCGATGTCACGGCCTCGGAGATCGTCGGACTTTCGGCCCATCCGAAATGCGTCGGCATCGGCGAAGCCGGGCTCGACTACCATTACGACCGTTCGCCGCGCGACGTGCAGGAGCGCGTCTTCCGCACCAATATCGCAGCGGCGCGCGAGACAGGCCTGCCGCTGGTGATACATGCACGCGATGCCGATGACGACATGATCCGCATCCTGACGCAGGAGATGGGGCGGGGCGCCTTCAAGGCCCTGCTGCACTGCTTCACCTCGAGCGAGAAACTGGCGCGTGCCGGCCTCGATCTCGGCTGCTTCATCTCCTTCTCGGGAGTCTTGACCTTCAAGCGCTCCGAGGAGCTGCGCCGCATCGCCGCGAGCGTGCCGGAGGGCCGCCTGCTGGTCGAGACCGACGCTCCTTATCTCGCTCCCGTGCCGTATCGCGGCAAGCCCAACGAGCCGGCCTATGTGGTCGAAACAGCCAAGGTTCTCGCAGAAACTCGCGGCATGTCGCTCGACAAGCTCGCGGATCTCACCACGACGAATTTCCTGCTTCTGTTCGACAAGACATCGACGGCTTTGGGTGCGACGGCTTCCGCGGCAGCGCGCGGACCCGCCGCGACATCGCGAGCCGGCTGA
- a CDS encoding Catechol 2,3-dioxygenase: MRKLQSQGVHHITLVGADRQTSIDFWEGVLGMPFIFEQPNLDRPEESHLYFDPGDGRLITVFTNETRKRDPSRTSTEPGSVHHVAISVSRATFRQAVERLDERKIKHSGVKDRGFMDSIYFEDPLGLLIELASYRFDPPHGYTHADVLMEAHKIRVKRGDYAIAEIHLADAIEALLTTRATLSEDRRPKNPY; encoded by the coding sequence ATGCGCAAACTTCAGTCGCAAGGAGTCCATCACATCACGCTGGTAGGGGCGGATCGGCAGACTTCCATCGACTTCTGGGAAGGCGTGCTCGGCATGCCCTTCATCTTCGAGCAGCCCAATCTCGACCGGCCCGAGGAGAGCCATTTATACTTCGACCCGGGCGATGGCCGCCTGATCACGGTCTTCACCAATGAAACGCGAAAACGTGATCCTTCACGGACCTCGACTGAGCCGGGCAGCGTCCATCATGTCGCCATCTCTGTCTCTCGCGCGACCTTCCGCCAGGCCGTGGAGCGCCTTGACGAGCGCAAGATCAAGCATAGCGGCGTGAAGGACCGCGGCTTCATGGATTCGATCTATTTCGAGGATCCGCTCGGTCTGCTGATCGAACTGGCCTCCTACCGCTTCGATCCCCCGCATGGGTACACCCATGCCGACGTGCTGATGGAAGCCCACAAGATCAGGGTGAAGCGCGGCGACTACGCCATCGCGGAAATTCACCTGGCCGACGCCATCGAGGCGCTGCTGACCACACGAGCGACGCTGTCGGAAGATCGCCGGCCGAAGAACCCGTACTAG
- a CDS encoding D-amino acid dehydrogenase small subunit, producing MKVVILGGGVIGVTTAYYLAKAGHEAVVVERQKGPALETSFANAGEVSPGYSAPWAGPGVPVKAVKWLLMKHGPLVIRPKLDPAMWLWVLRMLRNCTSARYAINKSRMVKLAEYSRDVLRALRAETGIAYDERMRGTLQLFRTQRQLDGTAGDIAVLKQFGVPHELLDAQGCIGAEPALADVRGKIAGGLRLPGDETGDCQMFTTRLAEKAAALGVDFRYGVAIDGLKIEAGRIGWVATDKGKLTADAYVVALGSYSPLLLRPLGIPLPVYPIKGYSLTLPITDPTGAPESTVMDESYKIAITRLGDRIRVGGMAEVAGYDLGLHPARRATLEYSVGDLFGRGGDLSQATFWTGLRPMTPDGTPLIGPTRYANLHLNTGHGTLGWTMACGSARVLTDQLCGRKPEIDASELSVSRYG from the coding sequence ATGAAGGTCGTTATCCTCGGCGGCGGCGTCATTGGCGTCACGACCGCCTATTATCTCGCGAAGGCGGGCCATGAGGCCGTCGTCGTCGAGCGGCAAAAAGGGCCCGCGCTCGAGACGAGCTTCGCCAATGCGGGCGAGGTTTCGCCCGGCTATTCCGCGCCCTGGGCGGGGCCAGGCGTGCCCGTCAAAGCCGTCAAATGGCTCCTCATGAAACACGGCCCGCTCGTCATCCGCCCAAAACTCGATCCGGCGATGTGGCTATGGGTGCTGCGTATGCTGCGCAATTGCACCAGCGCCCGCTACGCGATCAACAAGAGTCGCATGGTGAAGCTCGCCGAATACAGCCGCGACGTGCTGCGCGCCCTCAGGGCCGAGACCGGCATCGCCTATGACGAGCGCATGCGGGGCACGCTGCAGCTCTTCCGCACCCAGCGCCAGCTCGACGGCACGGCGGGCGACATCGCGGTGCTGAAACAATTCGGCGTGCCCCATGAGCTCCTGGACGCGCAAGGCTGCATCGGCGCGGAACCTGCGCTCGCGGATGTGCGCGGCAAGATCGCGGGCGGCCTGAGGCTGCCGGGCGACGAAACCGGCGACTGTCAGATGTTCACGACGCGCCTCGCCGAAAAGGCCGCAGCGCTCGGCGTCGATTTCCGCTATGGCGTCGCGATCGATGGGCTGAAGATCGAGGCGGGACGGATCGGCTGGGTCGCAACCGACAAGGGCAAGCTGACGGCCGACGCCTATGTGGTGGCGCTCGGCTCCTATTCGCCGCTGCTGCTGAGGCCGCTCGGCATCCCCCTCCCCGTTTATCCGATCAAGGGCTATTCGCTCACACTGCCGATCACCGATCCAACGGGAGCGCCGGAATCGACGGTGATGGACGAGAGCTACAAGATCGCCATCACCCGGCTCGGCGACCGCATCCGCGTCGGCGGCATGGCCGAGGTCGCGGGTTATGATCTCGGCCTCCATCCGGCTCGGCGGGCGACGCTCGAATATTCGGTCGGCGACCTGTTCGGGCGCGGCGGCGACCTGTCGCAGGCGACCTTCTGGACGGGGCTGCGGCCCATGACGCCCGACGGCACACCCCTGATCGGCCCGACGCGATACGCAAACCTTCACCTCAATACGGGTCACGGCACGCTCGGCTGGACGATGGCCTGCGGCTCGGCTCGGGTGCTGACGGACCAGCTCTGCGGCCGCAAGCCCGAGATCGACGCGAGCGAGCTGTCGGTCAGCCGTTACGGATAA
- a CDS encoding transcriptional regulator, LysR family yields MHEVDFSAVDLNLLKLLDALLRERSVTRAGLRLGLSQPAASRALGRLRRLLADRLVVRTSRGLDLTPRAAALAEPVARLLEGARAIVAPAAFDPATAHGRVTIATIDHMTLLLMPALVSRLGRLAPGLDLEIPPPLGNNVDLVAEGAADLALGVYGDLPANFFRRALYDEDLVCVVRRDHPVIAKGLTLERFVALSHLLVTITGRGEVPVDVALARHGLSRRVAMRLPHFLAAPMLVAESDMILSLPRRLARRIAVSTPIAVLELPLEIGFFTPSMIWHERRQDDPAHAWLRQQVVEAVRESTRD; encoded by the coding sequence ATGCATGAAGTGGATTTTAGTGCGGTCGACCTCAATCTCCTGAAGCTGCTCGATGCGCTGCTGCGGGAGCGCAGCGTGACTCGGGCGGGACTACGGCTTGGTCTCAGCCAGCCCGCGGCCAGCCGCGCTCTGGGCCGGCTGCGCCGCCTGCTGGCAGATCGACTCGTGGTGCGGACATCACGGGGGCTGGATCTGACACCGCGAGCTGCTGCCCTGGCGGAGCCGGTGGCGCGGCTGCTGGAAGGTGCTCGGGCGATCGTCGCGCCAGCGGCGTTCGATCCAGCCACGGCGCACGGCCGGGTCACCATCGCCACCATCGACCATATGACGCTGCTGCTGATGCCAGCCCTGGTATCGCGGCTGGGGCGGCTGGCGCCCGGGCTTGACCTGGAGATACCGCCTCCACTTGGCAACAATGTGGACCTCGTCGCGGAGGGCGCCGCTGATCTGGCGCTCGGCGTCTACGGCGATCTGCCGGCCAATTTCTTTCGTCGGGCGCTCTATGACGAGGACCTGGTCTGCGTCGTCCGCCGCGACCATCCGGTGATCGCGAAAGGGCTGACGCTCGAGCGCTTCGTCGCATTGTCGCATCTCTTGGTGACTATCACCGGTCGGGGCGAGGTACCGGTTGACGTGGCGCTGGCCCGGCATGGGCTGAGTCGGCGGGTGGCGATGCGGCTGCCGCATTTCCTCGCCGCGCCAATGCTGGTGGCCGAAAGCGATATGATCCTGTCGCTGCCACGCCGGCTGGCTCGCCGCATCGCCGTCTCGACGCCGATTGCGGTGCTGGAACTGCCATTGGAGATCGGCTTCTTTACCCCGTCGATGATCTGGCACGAGCGGCGGCAGGACGACCCGGCCCATGCCTGGCTACGTCAGCAGGTGGTAGAGGCAGTGCGAGAATCGACTCGGGACTGA
- a CDS encoding transcriptional regulator, MerR family, which produces MSSSAHFLSPSEAARRLGVSAKALRLYEQRGLVAPVRSAAGWRAYGPDEMARAAEIAALRALGLSLAQVARVLGGDAQGLEPALAAHQAALEGRVRELAGAVEKVRSLRADLARGQAPAAGELVRLLGPAAELVVAFDLPWPWGGERFELRDMRPLNYITGPLGCGKTRLAQRLAETLPGAAFLGMERLKDGGAAARARLDADPALKSRVDQTLSWLVEDGATASAALIALLVGLESEGPAILVVDMVEQGLDQAAQEALIAHLRRRGPDGRPLFLMTRSCAILDLAALGADEAIFFCPANHSPPTRVAPYPGAPGYEAVATCLASPEVRARTEGIIAWRPKVA; this is translated from the coding sequence GTGAGCTCTTCCGCCCATTTCCTGAGCCCTTCCGAAGCCGCCAGGCGACTCGGCGTCTCCGCCAAGGCCCTGCGGCTTTACGAGCAGCGGGGCCTGGTCGCCCCGGTCCGCAGCGCGGCCGGATGGCGGGCCTATGGTCCCGACGAGATGGCCCGCGCCGCCGAGATCGCGGCCCTGCGCGCGCTCGGCCTCAGCCTCGCCCAGGTGGCGCGGGTGCTGGGGGGCGACGCCCAGGGCCTGGAGCCGGCCCTGGCCGCGCACCAGGCGGCACTCGAAGGACGGGTCCGCGAGCTCGCCGGCGCCGTGGAGAAGGTCCGCAGCCTGCGGGCCGACCTCGCCCGGGGCCAGGCGCCGGCCGCCGGAGAACTGGTGCGCCTGCTGGGACCGGCCGCCGAGCTCGTCGTCGCTTTCGACCTTCCCTGGCCCTGGGGCGGCGAACGCTTCGAGCTGCGCGACATGCGGCCGCTGAACTACATCACCGGCCCGCTGGGCTGCGGCAAGACACGGCTCGCCCAGCGCCTGGCCGAGACGCTGCCCGGCGCAGCTTTCCTAGGCATGGAACGGTTGAAGGACGGTGGCGCGGCGGCGCGGGCGCGGCTCGACGCCGACCCGGCCCTCAAGTCGCGGGTCGATCAGACCCTCTCCTGGCTCGTCGAGGACGGAGCCACGGCGTCGGCAGCCTTGATCGCCCTGCTCGTCGGACTGGAATCCGAAGGCCCGGCCATCCTGGTCGTCGACATGGTGGAGCAGGGGCTGGACCAGGCCGCCCAGGAGGCCCTGATCGCCCATCTGCGCCGCCGTGGGCCCGACGGGCGGCCGCTCTTCCTTATGACGCGCTCCTGCGCGATCCTGGACTTGGCTGCCTTAGGCGCCGACGAGGCGATCTTCTTCTGCCCGGCCAATCACAGCCCGCCGACCCGCGTCGCCCCCTATCCCGGCGCCCCGGGCTACGAGGCCGTCGCCACCTGCTTGGCCTCGCCCGAGGTGCGAGCCCGGACGGAAGGCATCATCGCCTGGCGGCCCAAGGTGGCGTGA
- a CDS encoding phosphoribosyl 1,2-cyclic phosphate phosphodiesterase produces the protein MPLRITILGCGSSGGVPRVGGDWGACDPKNPKNRRRRCSLLLETGEAERALAVLVDTSPDLRDQLLDADVRRLDAVIFTHEHADHTHGVDDLRPLVITRRARLDAWMDEPTASAVKRRFGYVFATPPGSTYPPLLTERRLTVAEPSTINGRDGTSLTLTPYRLPHGDIDALGLRIGAFAYAPDLNGIPPESEALFEDLDILLIDALRIRPHPSHFSLEETLAAIARFKPKRAVLTNLHTDLDYAKLVETLPADVTPAFDGMQLFL, from the coding sequence ATGCCATTGCGGATCACCATCCTCGGCTGCGGTTCCTCGGGCGGCGTGCCGCGCGTCGGCGGCGATTGGGGCGCCTGCGACCCCAAGAATCCGAAGAACCGCCGCCGCCGCTGCTCGCTGCTGCTCGAGACGGGTGAAGCCGAGCGGGCGCTTGCCGTGCTCGTCGACACCTCGCCGGATCTCCGCGATCAACTGCTCGACGCCGATGTGCGCCGCCTCGACGCCGTGATCTTCACCCATGAGCATGCCGACCACACCCATGGCGTCGATGACCTGCGGCCACTGGTGATCACCCGCAGGGCCCGCCTGGACGCCTGGATGGACGAGCCGACGGCGAGCGCCGTCAAGCGGCGCTTCGGCTATGTCTTCGCGACCCCGCCCGGCAGCACCTATCCGCCGCTTCTGACCGAACGTCGCCTCACTGTGGCAGAGCCCTCGACCATCAATGGCCGAGACGGCACGAGCCTCACCTTGACGCCCTACAGGCTCCCGCATGGCGACATTGATGCGCTCGGGCTTCGCATCGGCGCCTTTGCCTATGCGCCGGACCTCAACGGCATTCCGCCAGAAAGCGAGGCGCTGTTCGAGGACCTCGACATCCTCCTGATCGACGCCTTGCGCATCCGCCCGCATCCTTCGCATTTCAGCCTCGAGGAAACGCTCGCCGCCATCGCGCGCTTCAAGCCCAAGCGCGCCGTCCTCACCAACCTCCACACCGACCTCGATTACGCCAAGCTCGTCGAGACGCTGCCCGCCGACGTCACGCCGGCCTTCGACGGCATGCAGCTCTTCCTGTGA
- a CDS encoding Helix-turn-helix domain-containing protein (manually curated), which yields MLSLNSPGEVIRSVASRARDRRLREGLTQQALADRSGVSFGSIKRFERTGEISLRGLVQVAFALGVQGDFEGLFQPIPFATLDEVLATPRKPMRGRRR from the coding sequence ATGTTATCTCTCAATTCACCTGGAGAGGTCATCCGATCCGTCGCTTCCAGAGCCAGGGATCGCCGGCTTCGCGAGGGTCTCACGCAGCAGGCACTCGCTGATAGGTCCGGTGTAAGCTTCGGTTCCATCAAACGCTTCGAACGCACTGGCGAGATCTCCCTCCGTGGGCTTGTGCAAGTCGCCTTTGCCTTGGGGGTCCAAGGCGACTTTGAAGGGCTGTTCCAGCCCATTCCTTTCGCGACGCTGGACGAGGTCCTCGCCACGCCCCGCAAGCCTATGAGGGGACGCCGACGGTGA
- a CDS encoding serine/threonine-protein kinase HipA, translating into MLRVEIDLDGVVRTVGRLAWRDDERRAYFEFDRGFLDRPLPLSPFRLDPKPGVIAAGHTPFEGLHGLFNDSLPDGWGRKLLDRSLQRRGYGHRLLAPLDRLAAVGTRGMGALRYIPELPLDDAHAEGTADIDWLADQARMVEEDVPEADVDKLRQAEGNSGGVRPKVVVAYDPASRLVRYDDGTRLPEGFSHWLIKFRARDDPAEFGAEEYAYALMARAAGVTMPNVDLMRTKLGTYFAVRRFDREGVFRRHVHTASGLVDADHRAAGTLDYEMLLRITRALTKDMRQVVQMFTRMTFNVLARNRDDHAKNHAFLMRSDGGWEAAPAYDITFSTGPAGEHNLTLAGEGRRPGKREILAVAADAGISRADAATIFDEVRSTVDRWPDFANEAGLSGARTSEIDAALK; encoded by the coding sequence ATGCTGCGCGTCGAGATCGATCTCGACGGCGTGGTCCGGACGGTCGGTCGTCTGGCATGGCGAGATGACGAGAGGCGGGCCTATTTCGAGTTCGATCGAGGCTTCCTTGATCGCCCGTTACCCCTTTCTCCGTTCAGGCTTGACCCTAAGCCTGGTGTTATAGCGGCGGGCCACACTCCTTTCGAAGGGTTGCACGGGCTCTTCAACGACAGCCTTCCGGATGGATGGGGGCGGAAGCTCCTCGACCGGAGCCTGCAGCGGCGCGGCTATGGTCACCGCTTGCTCGCGCCGCTCGACAGGCTGGCGGCGGTAGGGACGCGGGGAATGGGTGCATTGCGCTACATCCCCGAACTCCCGCTCGATGACGCTCACGCCGAGGGGACCGCCGACATCGACTGGCTAGCCGACCAAGCGAGAATGGTTGAGGAGGACGTCCCCGAAGCTGACGTGGACAAGCTGCGTCAAGCGGAAGGAAATTCCGGAGGCGTTCGCCCGAAGGTCGTCGTCGCGTATGATCCGGCATCCAGGCTCGTGCGCTACGACGACGGGACTCGACTTCCCGAGGGGTTCTCCCATTGGCTCATCAAGTTCCGGGCGCGGGATGACCCGGCCGAGTTCGGAGCCGAGGAATACGCCTACGCCCTCATGGCGCGCGCAGCCGGAGTGACGATGCCGAACGTCGATCTGATGCGAACAAAGTTGGGGACCTACTTTGCCGTTCGCCGCTTCGACCGCGAGGGCGTGTTCCGCCGACATGTCCACACGGCGTCGGGCTTGGTCGACGCCGATCATCGCGCCGCCGGCACGCTCGACTACGAGATGCTGCTGCGTATCACACGCGCGCTCACCAAGGACATGAGACAGGTCGTCCAAATGTTCACGCGCATGACGTTCAATGTGCTCGCGCGCAACCGCGACGACCACGCCAAAAACCACGCCTTCCTGATGCGGTCCGATGGCGGGTGGGAAGCGGCGCCCGCCTATGACATCACATTCTCGACGGGGCCAGCCGGGGAGCATAACCTCACCCTTGCCGGCGAGGGGCGTCGCCCGGGCAAACGAGAGATCTTGGCCGTCGCTGCGGATGCGGGCATTTCGCGCGCCGACGCTGCGACCATTTTCGACGAGGTCCGGTCCACCGTCGATCGTTGGCCGGACTTCGCCAACGAAGCCGGACTCTCAGGCGCGCGTACGTCGGAAATCGACGCGGCCCTCAAGTGA
- a CDS encoding Uncharacterized conserved protein YbjT, contains NAD(P)-binding and DUF2867 domains: MHRAECYVVTGVSGRTGAAVARTLIEAGERVRVVVRDAAKGNVWARQGAQVAVADLTDVRALSDALSGARGAYLLSPQHYALDDLFARAETVAGAIAEAAVTARLPKLVALSSVGADRPDGTGWIGMNRMLEQRLGRIGLPVTFLRAGYFMENWAPMAGVAVTQGVLHSFLAPLDRAVPMVATADVGRVAAEALCEDWIGTRTITLEGPTSYSPNNVAEAFAQELGRPMLANAVPESSWAEALSHGGFSPAATAGFIEMTRALNSGHISFASDTGVDHRKGRVPLDTVVAAMAKA, translated from the coding sequence ATGCATAGAGCCGAATGTTATGTCGTCACCGGCGTGAGTGGGCGCACGGGCGCTGCCGTCGCCCGTACTCTGATCGAGGCGGGCGAGCGCGTCCGCGTCGTCGTCCGCGATGCCGCCAAGGGAAATGTTTGGGCCCGCCAGGGCGCACAGGTGGCCGTCGCCGACCTTACCGATGTTCGGGCGTTGAGCGATGCCCTGTCCGGTGCTCGGGGTGCTTATCTGCTGAGCCCGCAACACTACGCCTTGGACGACCTGTTCGCACGAGCCGAAACCGTCGCCGGTGCCATCGCCGAGGCGGCGGTCACAGCGCGCCTGCCGAAGCTCGTAGCCCTGTCCTCGGTCGGGGCAGACCGGCCGGATGGTACCGGGTGGATCGGCATGAACCGGATGCTGGAGCAGCGTCTGGGCCGGATCGGCCTGCCGGTGACTTTCCTCCGCGCCGGTTATTTCATGGAGAACTGGGCTCCGATGGCCGGCGTCGCGGTCACACAGGGTGTGCTGCACAGCTTCCTTGCGCCACTTGATCGGGCAGTTCCGATGGTCGCCACTGCCGATGTCGGTCGGGTTGCCGCCGAGGCCCTATGCGAGGACTGGATCGGGACCCGGACGATCACGTTGGAAGGACCCACCTCGTATTCTCCAAACAACGTCGCTGAGGCCTTTGCCCAGGAGCTCGGCAGGCCGATGCTGGCGAATGCGGTGCCGGAATCGAGCTGGGCCGAGGCTCTCTCGCATGGGGGCTTCTCGCCGGCTGCCACCGCCGGCTTCATCGAGATGACCCGCGCCCTCAACAGCGGTCATATCAGCTTCGCCAGCGATACGGGCGTCGACCATCGCAAGGGTAGGGTGCCCCTCGACACTGTCGTCGCGGCGATGGCGAAGGCATGA
- a CDS encoding Uncharacterized damage-inducible protein DinB (forms a four-helix bundle) yields the protein MISPGYCRLMSRYNTWQNASLVTAADGLTNEDRWKDRGAFFQSIAATLNHLYWADALVLERLKGNERPEETIKHSLASPSDWADFKALRLQRNEEIEEWSARLRDADLNGVLVWYPGDGSTRIEKPKALCVMQLFNHQTHHRGQVHAMLTAAGAVPEPTDLQMLEY from the coding sequence ATGATCTCACCCGGATATTGCCGACTTATGTCCCGTTATAACACTTGGCAGAATGCCTCGTTGGTAACGGCTGCCGATGGGCTCACCAACGAGGATCGCTGGAAGGATCGAGGTGCTTTCTTCCAATCGATCGCGGCGACATTGAACCATCTTTATTGGGCTGATGCCCTGGTACTGGAACGATTAAAAGGGAACGAGCGTCCAGAGGAAACCATCAAGCACTCCCTTGCAAGTCCGTCGGATTGGGCTGACTTCAAGGCGCTCCGTTTGCAAAGGAACGAGGAAATCGAAGAGTGGTCCGCGAGATTGCGCGACGCGGACCTGAACGGGGTGCTTGTCTGGTATCCTGGGGATGGTTCCACCCGAATCGAGAAGCCAAAAGCGCTCTGTGTCATGCAGCTTTTCAACCACCAGACACACCATCGGGGCCAGGTCCACGCGATGCTCACGGCAGCCGGTGCGGTACCAGAGCCGACTGATCTTCAGATGCTGGAATACTAA
- a CDS encoding glutathione S-transferase yields MSELKLNVIKPSVNNMTVRVFARAAGLDFTEHDVYGQTRSAEFLSRNPAHLTPMIESSELPKGALWESCAIMQYLCNKHGLEELYPKDPAKRAMIDSAMFYLVGTLYPYLARATYPGLRFPQYPGEVGHSDADDTRKEAARKAAADAIAEPLDVFHKFYMDGKPFIGGDKPSIADIRLAATLEFLDVIDYPFPGWVNDYRAGMEKALGKAYAEPAADVRGYIAYIKSQRN; encoded by the coding sequence ATGTCCGAATTGAAGCTCAACGTGATCAAGCCCAGCGTCAACAACATGACGGTCCGGGTGTTCGCGCGCGCAGCCGGTCTCGATTTCACCGAGCATGACGTCTATGGCCAGACCCGCTCGGCGGAATTCCTGTCTCGCAATCCGGCGCACCTGACGCCGATGATTGAATCGAGCGAATTGCCGAAGGGCGCGCTTTGGGAAAGCTGCGCCATCATGCAGTACCTCTGCAACAAGCACGGGCTGGAAGAACTCTACCCCAAAGATCCGGCCAAGCGGGCGATGATAGACAGCGCCATGTTCTATCTCGTCGGTACGCTCTACCCTTATCTCGCCCGGGCCACCTACCCGGGCCTGCGCTTCCCGCAATATCCGGGTGAGGTCGGCCACAGCGACGCTGACGACACACGCAAGGAGGCTGCACGCAAAGCGGCGGCCGATGCGATCGCCGAACCGCTCGACGTCTTCCACAAATTCTACATGGACGGGAAGCCTTTCATCGGTGGTGATAAGCCGTCGATCGCCGACATCAGGCTCGCTGCAACGCTCGAATTCCTCGATGTGATCGACTATCCCTTCCCCGGCTGGGTCAACGATTACCGGGCGGGCATGGAGAAGGCGCTCGGAAAAGCCTATGCCGAGCCGGCGGCGGATGTGCGCGGCTATATCGCTTATATAAAGTCGCAGAGAAACTGA